One Epidermidibacterium keratini DNA segment encodes these proteins:
- a CDS encoding molybdopterin-dependent oxidoreductase, which produces MTITDQRPDAAAARRAPRWAYAVAGVVSALAAMGVGHVVAGLLYPPASPLLAVGSYVIDLAPTPVKEWAVSTFGNADKPVLIASVTVVSLVLAAAVGVLARTKLRLALVLGAALILIGAVIAATRPTGRIVDAVPSLIAAATMSGLLFLLHKRFLLSDATSEEGTAEELPESPTDHNARETGALWAADRRKFLIAAAGTTAGAAALGFLGQRVGAPAAPSITAKDLPKPTNSLAPLPAGLETKYDGISKFVTPNDDFYRVDIALSVPRIDQNTWQLTIDGDVDKPLTLSYADLLEMPMIEKDITMTCVSNEVGGGYVGAARWLGVPVRELLDQVGVGKGVDQILSSADDGITISTPIQALTDDRDALLAVAMNGEPLSPTHGFPVRLVTPGLFGFVGSTKWITSMTATTYAKESAYWTDRDWVIDAPVLTQSRIDTPRGLETNPAGPTIIGGVAWAQQRGITKVEVRVDDGEWQEATLGPDAGIDYWRQWYIEWDATPGRHTLSSRATDTTGETQTDAKATPFPSGATGWHSIVTMIA; this is translated from the coding sequence ATGACGATCACCGATCAGCGCCCAGACGCCGCTGCGGCGCGCCGAGCGCCACGGTGGGCGTACGCCGTCGCTGGGGTCGTCTCAGCGCTTGCTGCTATGGGAGTCGGCCACGTCGTCGCCGGGCTGCTCTACCCGCCGGCCTCGCCCTTGCTCGCGGTCGGCTCTTACGTCATCGACCTCGCGCCGACGCCGGTCAAGGAGTGGGCGGTCTCGACGTTCGGAAACGCCGACAAGCCGGTCCTGATCGCCTCAGTCACGGTCGTCAGCCTCGTGCTCGCAGCTGCGGTCGGCGTACTCGCCCGGACCAAGCTGCGGCTCGCACTCGTGCTCGGTGCGGCGCTGATCCTCATCGGCGCAGTCATCGCCGCTACCCGCCCCACCGGGCGGATCGTCGACGCCGTGCCGTCACTCATCGCCGCCGCCACAATGAGCGGCCTACTTTTCCTACTGCATAAGCGATTCTTGCTTTCCGACGCGACATCCGAAGAAGGCACTGCTGAGGAGCTTCCCGAGTCGCCGACCGATCACAACGCGCGGGAGACCGGCGCTCTGTGGGCCGCCGACCGGCGCAAGTTCCTCATCGCCGCTGCAGGTACGACCGCCGGCGCGGCCGCCCTCGGGTTCCTCGGCCAGCGCGTCGGCGCGCCCGCCGCGCCATCGATCACGGCCAAGGACCTGCCGAAGCCGACGAACTCGCTCGCCCCTCTGCCGGCGGGCCTGGAGACCAAGTACGACGGAATCTCTAAGTTCGTCACCCCTAACGACGACTTCTATCGCGTCGACATCGCGCTCAGCGTGCCGCGCATCGACCAGAACACCTGGCAGCTGACCATCGACGGTGACGTCGACAAACCGCTCACGCTTAGCTACGCCGACCTGCTCGAGATGCCGATGATCGAGAAGGACATCACGATGACGTGCGTCAGCAACGAGGTGGGCGGCGGGTACGTCGGCGCCGCGCGGTGGCTCGGCGTCCCGGTCCGCGAGCTGCTCGACCAGGTGGGCGTCGGCAAGGGTGTCGATCAGATCCTCAGCAGCGCCGATGACGGAATCACGATCTCCACGCCGATCCAGGCGCTCACCGACGACCGGGACGCCCTGCTTGCCGTCGCGATGAACGGCGAACCGCTGTCGCCCACCCACGGGTTCCCCGTGCGCCTGGTAACCCCTGGCCTGTTTGGCTTTGTCGGCTCGACGAAGTGGATCACCTCGATGACCGCGACCACGTATGCCAAGGAGTCGGCGTACTGGACGGACCGCGACTGGGTGATCGACGCGCCGGTCCTGACGCAGTCGCGCATCGACACTCCCCGCGGGCTTGAGACCAACCCGGCCGGCCCGACGATCATCGGCGGTGTCGCCTGGGCACAGCAGCGTGGGATCACGAAGGTCGAAGTGCGGGTCGACGATGGCGAATGGCAGGAGGCGACCCTCGGGCCGGACGCTGGGATCGACTACTGGCGCCAGTGGTACATCGAATGGGATGCCACGCCCGGCCGACATACCTTGTCCTCCAGGGCAACCGACACGACCGGCGAGACGCAGACCGATGCGAAAGCGACGCCGTTTCCCAGCGGCGCAACCGGTTGGCACTCGATCGTCACGATGATCGCGTAG
- a CDS encoding VTT domain-containing protein, protein MTAYAASFLPTWLNPEILLMKLGPWVVLGVCAILFAECGLLVGFFLPGDTLLFFTGIFHASGIITTSLWLLFIYMVAAAFAGNMVGYGIGYKLGPAVFSRPDARLLKPEYIERSAAMFEKYGKPAVVLSRFVPVVRTITPPMAGASKMHGRIYALYSFLGGILWVVSITLLGIWLGQVAFIRENLDLIIVGAVAVVVLATAGPAIWHLIERRRRLAKMTPQQRAAERAQIEDRATVEAPDELGGYDPEKHGATPQQHGPGDDVPPREDR, encoded by the coding sequence GTGACTGCGTATGCCGCCTCATTCCTGCCCACGTGGCTCAACCCGGAAATCTTGCTGATGAAGCTCGGACCCTGGGTCGTGCTGGGCGTCTGCGCGATCCTGTTTGCCGAGTGTGGGCTGCTGGTGGGGTTCTTCTTGCCAGGTGACACGTTGCTGTTCTTCACCGGCATATTTCACGCGTCCGGGATAATCACGACGTCCTTGTGGCTGCTGTTCATCTACATGGTCGCGGCGGCGTTTGCGGGCAACATGGTCGGTTACGGAATCGGCTACAAGCTCGGGCCGGCGGTGTTCTCCCGGCCCGATGCGAGGCTGCTGAAGCCGGAATACATCGAGAGATCCGCTGCGATGTTTGAGAAGTACGGCAAGCCGGCGGTCGTGCTCAGCCGGTTTGTCCCGGTCGTGCGCACCATCACCCCGCCCATGGCCGGTGCTTCGAAGATGCACGGGCGGATCTACGCGCTCTACTCGTTCCTCGGCGGAATCCTGTGGGTCGTGTCGATAACGCTGCTCGGCATCTGGCTCGGGCAGGTCGCGTTCATCCGCGAGAACCTCGACCTCATCATCGTGGGAGCCGTCGCGGTCGTGGTGCTCGCCACCGCGGGCCCGGCGATCTGGCACCTCATCGAACGGCGCCGGCGGCTTGCAAAGATGACCCCGCAGCAGCGAGCGGCCGAGCGGGCGCAGATCGAGGACCGGGCAACGGTCGAGGCCCCGGATGAGCTGGGCGGCTACGACCCCGAGAAGCACGGTGCGACTCCGCAGCAGCACGGCCCTGGCGATGACGTGCCGCCGCGCGAGGATCGCTGA
- a CDS encoding sensor histidine kinase, translating to MRFLTSNDQAERRSATRLLSRARVVTGAFPATSPNDTARSGGAGHPRARITFGVLITIAVILYAVQAPVLGAAYGAGAFGMLLALPGSIAVVLARTNAPAAVGLVLAGTIVIALTVHRAESLPFPWTVPAMLAMFVCCLILGYAVDLRQASLTWGVTLAITVPLEFVRMGRLTDPWYVLVSVGTCAVLLGIGIRMLRASEARADAQAEIGAQERERREILEEKAKMARELHDVVAHHMSVITVQAASAEYRHAGLPADVRDEFRAISEQSRSSLAELRRILGVLRGDDAALALAPQPGVGDLPRVIEHVERAGTPVELVVADLDGLAESVSIATYRIVQESLSNVVRHAPGARARIVIDRTPSAIELTVTNTAGQGIIDAFPSGGHGIRGMKERALALGGTLSAGPRADGGFVVSAWLPLQPMSGERADVEYAGGRR from the coding sequence GTGCGATTCCTTACCAGCAATGACCAGGCCGAGCGGCGGTCGGCGACGCGACTGCTGTCGCGAGCCCGGGTCGTCACCGGTGCCTTCCCCGCTACGTCTCCCAACGACACTGCGCGCAGCGGAGGCGCCGGACACCCGCGTGCCCGGATCACCTTCGGGGTGCTCATCACGATCGCGGTCATTCTTTACGCCGTGCAGGCGCCCGTGCTCGGTGCGGCGTACGGCGCCGGTGCGTTCGGGATGCTGCTGGCGCTGCCGGGCTCGATCGCCGTCGTCCTCGCCCGCACCAACGCCCCCGCGGCGGTCGGGCTCGTGCTCGCCGGGACAATCGTGATCGCGCTGACCGTCCACCGGGCCGAGAGCCTCCCGTTTCCGTGGACCGTGCCGGCGATGCTTGCGATGTTCGTGTGCTGCCTGATCCTCGGGTACGCCGTGGATCTGCGGCAGGCCAGCTTGACCTGGGGCGTGACCCTGGCGATCACGGTGCCGCTCGAGTTCGTTCGGATGGGCCGCCTCACCGACCCGTGGTACGTGCTTGTCTCAGTCGGCACGTGCGCCGTACTGCTCGGCATCGGCATCCGGATGCTCCGCGCTTCTGAAGCACGGGCCGACGCCCAGGCCGAGATCGGTGCGCAGGAGCGGGAGCGGCGCGAGATCCTCGAAGAGAAGGCAAAGATGGCGCGCGAGCTGCACGATGTCGTCGCCCACCACATGTCGGTCATCACGGTGCAGGCCGCGTCGGCGGAGTACCGGCACGCGGGGCTGCCGGCCGACGTGCGTGACGAGTTCCGGGCGATCAGCGAGCAGAGCCGCAGCTCGCTTGCCGAGCTGCGCCGAATCCTCGGCGTACTGCGCGGAGACGATGCGGCCCTGGCGCTGGCGCCGCAGCCGGGAGTGGGCGACCTGCCGCGCGTCATCGAGCATGTCGAGCGGGCCGGCACTCCCGTCGAGCTCGTGGTTGCCGACCTTGACGGGTTGGCCGAGTCGGTGTCGATCGCGACCTACCGGATCGTGCAGGAGTCGCTGAGCAACGTCGTGCGGCACGCGCCCGGTGCGCGCGCTCGCATCGTGATCGACCGTACGCCGTCCGCCATAGAGCTCACCGTCACCAACACGGCAGGTCAGGGCATTATCGACGCTTTCCCCAGCGGTGGTCACGGGATCCGCGGAATGAAGGAGCGCGCCCTCGCGCTCGGCGGCACCCTGAGCGCGGGCCCCCGGGCCGACGGCGGCTTCGTGGTGAGCGCCTGGCTGCCGCTGCAGCCGATGAGCGGTGAGCGTGCCGATGTCGAGTACGCCGGTGGCAGGCGGTGA
- a CDS encoding response regulator, with protein sequence MSTKVLIVDDQQMVRAGFGALLDAQADIDVVADAADGAAGVAAARSHRPDVVLMDVRMPVMDGLEATRQILAGSDPPRVVMLTTFDIDDYVYTALRLGASGFLLKDAPPADLISAVRIAAEGNALLAPTVTRRMIEQFARSQPATAPSVELNALTARELDVLRLVAKGLSNAEIAGSLVVAEQTVKTHLGRVFTKLGLRDRAQAVVYAYESRLITAGDG encoded by the coding sequence GTGAGCACCAAGGTCCTCATCGTTGACGACCAGCAGATGGTGCGGGCGGGGTTCGGCGCGCTGCTCGACGCGCAGGCGGATATCGACGTGGTCGCCGATGCCGCTGATGGAGCGGCCGGGGTCGCGGCCGCGCGCTCACACCGCCCAGATGTGGTGCTCATGGATGTGCGCATGCCGGTGATGGATGGGCTCGAGGCGACGCGCCAGATCCTCGCGGGCTCTGACCCGCCGCGCGTGGTCATGCTGACGACCTTCGATATTGACGATTATGTATATACCGCGCTTCGGCTTGGTGCCAGCGGTTTCTTGCTCAAGGACGCTCCGCCCGCCGACCTGATCTCAGCGGTGCGCATCGCGGCCGAGGGCAACGCGCTGCTCGCGCCGACCGTGACGCGGCGGATGATCGAGCAGTTCGCGCGCTCGCAGCCCGCGACGGCGCCATCGGTCGAGCTCAACGCGCTTACCGCCCGCGAGCTCGACGTACTCCGCCTCGTCGCCAAGGGGCTCTCGAACGCCGAGATCGCCGGATCGCTGGTGGTGGCTGAGCAGACGGTCAAGACGCATCTGGGCCGGGTGTTCACCAAGCTCGGGCTGCGCGACCGGGCGCAGGCGGTGGTCTATGCCTACGAGTCGCGGCTCATCACCGCCGGCGACGGTTAA
- a CDS encoding Nramp family divalent metal transporter — MLERRTPVATRRLIMLGPAFVVATAFIDPGNVATNVVAGSEYGYLLVWVVVTACVVGAFVQYLAAKLGFATGRSLAAACRERYPRPVSYALWVIAELIIIMTDVAEFVGGALALYMLFGVPLIAGTVIIALSTIIVIALRVRGRHIFPAFAIALLFAVAASIGVLLFRVGLDWGGAARGLVPGFADGGSVLLAAGIVGATVMPHALFLHSTLAKPRAAGDEARSFIATTVRGVRRDVVAAMAVAGLVNVAILLVAVQIPAASGTTLPGAQDFLSAQHGSVFGVVFGTALLASALASACTGVYSGQTVMADFLGVRVNVWLRRVLTVLPSLVIVMLVSNPTQALVLSQVGLSVLLPFALIPLVHLTSDGALMGQLRNRLATTVLAGVVATLIIALNVVLLVV; from the coding sequence ATGTTGGAGCGGCGTACCCCGGTAGCGACTCGGCGGCTGATCATGCTCGGCCCCGCGTTCGTGGTAGCGACCGCGTTTATCGACCCGGGCAACGTCGCGACCAACGTCGTGGCTGGCTCGGAGTACGGCTACCTGCTGGTGTGGGTCGTGGTGACGGCGTGCGTCGTCGGCGCCTTCGTGCAGTACCTGGCCGCCAAGCTCGGCTTCGCGACCGGACGCTCGCTCGCGGCGGCTTGCCGTGAGCGCTACCCGCGGCCGGTCTCCTATGCGCTGTGGGTGATCGCCGAGCTGATCATCATCATGACCGACGTTGCGGAGTTCGTCGGCGGCGCGCTTGCGCTCTACATGCTGTTCGGCGTACCGCTGATCGCCGGGACGGTCATCATCGCGCTGTCCACCATCATCGTGATCGCGCTGCGCGTGCGCGGTCGGCACATCTTCCCTGCCTTCGCGATCGCGCTGCTCTTTGCCGTCGCGGCGTCGATCGGCGTACTGCTGTTCCGAGTCGGGCTGGACTGGGGCGGTGCGGCTCGCGGTCTCGTGCCCGGCTTCGCCGACGGTGGCAGCGTGCTGCTCGCCGCGGGCATCGTCGGCGCCACCGTGATGCCCCACGCGCTGTTCTTGCACTCGACCCTGGCCAAGCCGAGGGCGGCAGGCGACGAGGCACGCTCCTTCATCGCGACCACCGTCCGAGGCGTACGCCGAGACGTCGTCGCCGCGATGGCGGTCGCCGGCCTGGTCAACGTCGCGATCCTGCTCGTTGCCGTGCAGATCCCGGCGGCGTCCGGCACGACATTGCCCGGGGCGCAGGACTTCCTGAGCGCTCAGCACGGCAGCGTGTTCGGGGTGGTCTTCGGGACTGCGCTGCTCGCGTCGGCACTTGCCTCCGCGTGCACCGGCGTCTACAGCGGGCAGACCGTAATGGCCGACTTCCTCGGCGTACGAGTGAATGTCTGGCTGCGCCGAGTGCTCACCGTGCTGCCGTCACTGGTCATCGTGATGCTGGTATCCAACCCGACGCAAGCCCTCGTGCTCAGTCAGGTCGGGCTGAGCGTGCTGCTGCCGTTTGCGCTGATCCCGCTCGTGCATCTCACCTCGGACGGCGCGTTGATGGGCCAGCTGCGCAACCGTCTTGCCACGACGGTGCTTGCCGGTGTGGTTGCCACGCTGATCATTGCGCTCAACGTCGTACTGCTCGTCGTCTAG
- a CDS encoding LysR family transcriptional regulator, which translates to MISTSEIEYVLALEAHRSFTSAAQALGISQPALTVAIGKLEKKLGFLLFRRTGSGVELTSAGEALLPDVRRARDAVRVVEYAAEQVADARLGALRIACRPTLAREPVARLVGGFFGEYGALELEIANIGWHSSAYRMLRAGLGDVAITTADDDLDGLEVESLGDLPLVAVVPPDAELGDEPSLEEVIELGLLSMSGYGVISRAVDVAIGSHRVAEATILQSDYQALLTELARQGRGVVFVPEATGLTYQRLGARVVVTARQPVVQVVAGHLAGHRPPAIERFLDHAHRHFAVPR; encoded by the coding sequence GTGATCAGTACGTCGGAGATCGAGTACGTGCTCGCCCTGGAGGCGCACCGCTCGTTTACCTCTGCGGCCCAGGCGCTCGGTATCTCCCAACCGGCGCTGACCGTCGCGATCGGAAAACTCGAAAAGAAGCTGGGGTTCTTGCTGTTTCGACGCACCGGCTCCGGGGTCGAGCTCACCTCTGCCGGCGAGGCGTTGCTGCCGGACGTGCGCCGTGCGCGTGATGCAGTGCGCGTGGTCGAGTACGCCGCCGAGCAGGTGGCCGACGCCCGGCTGGGGGCGTTGCGGATCGCGTGTCGGCCCACCCTCGCTCGAGAGCCCGTGGCACGACTGGTGGGTGGTTTCTTCGGGGAGTACGGCGCTCTGGAACTGGAGATTGCCAATATCGGGTGGCACAGCAGCGCTTATCGGATGCTCCGCGCCGGCCTGGGCGATGTGGCGATCACGACCGCCGATGACGATCTAGATGGGCTCGAGGTCGAATCACTCGGCGACCTTCCCCTGGTGGCGGTCGTCCCGCCGGACGCCGAGCTTGGCGATGAACCGAGCCTGGAAGAGGTCATCGAACTCGGGCTGCTCAGCATGAGCGGTTACGGCGTCATCAGTCGCGCAGTGGATGTCGCGATCGGCTCCCACCGGGTCGCGGAGGCGACGATCCTGCAGTCGGACTACCAGGCGCTCTTGACCGAGCTGGCCCGTCAGGGGCGCGGCGTTGTGTTCGTGCCGGAGGCGACCGGTCTGACCTACCAACGACTGGGCGCGCGGGTGGTCGTCACCGCGCGGCAGCCGGTGGTGCAGGTCGTCGCCGGGCACCTGGCAGGTCACCGTCCGCCTGCGATCGAGCGGTTCCTGGACCACGCTCACCGGCACTTCGCGGTCCCGCGATGA
- a CDS encoding LysR family transcriptional regulator translates to MTTSRIERRHLAAIAALRGDGGFARAAERLFVTPSTLAATLRQLERMIGSRLVERTSGGMRLNARGREVAETAAEALRAMDGVLQDARRSSMSESGSLFVQMTPMLAEGLGADLLASLMAARPQLRLAVRALRRPIVANVALAVAAGEVDVGLTEHLVRPPDGLVHVPLGTVEMAYVFPAATGIRPRRTTLKHLEQFGLIVAPYFESSDVYAELRTRSSTIDTVVRARVAERPAFVELALGGIGGFLSEFPPRAELTELGLHVARFAEPIIRRFATVARADDRRTMITDVLAASEQLAQSTVRRRSGDDASL, encoded by the coding sequence ATGACGACCTCACGGATCGAGCGACGCCATCTCGCCGCGATCGCAGCGCTGCGCGGCGACGGAGGTTTCGCCAGGGCCGCGGAGCGGCTGTTTGTCACGCCGTCGACACTGGCAGCAACCTTGCGTCAGCTAGAGCGGATGATCGGCAGTCGGCTGGTGGAACGCACCAGTGGGGGAATGCGGCTCAATGCGCGGGGCCGGGAGGTCGCCGAGACCGCTGCCGAGGCGCTGCGCGCGATGGACGGCGTCCTGCAGGACGCGCGACGATCCTCGATGTCCGAATCCGGGTCGCTCTTCGTGCAGATGACCCCGATGCTGGCCGAGGGCCTCGGCGCTGACCTGCTGGCTTCCTTGATGGCCGCGCGTCCGCAGCTGCGTCTGGCAGTGCGCGCCCTGCGCCGGCCGATCGTGGCCAACGTCGCGCTCGCGGTAGCGGCTGGTGAGGTGGATGTCGGGCTGACCGAACACCTCGTCCGCCCACCCGACGGGTTGGTGCACGTGCCTCTCGGGACGGTCGAGATGGCATACGTCTTTCCAGCCGCTACCGGTATCCGGCCGCGTCGTACGACGCTGAAGCATCTCGAGCAGTTCGGGCTCATCGTCGCGCCGTACTTCGAGTCCAGTGACGTCTACGCCGAGCTGCGCACCCGCTCGTCGACGATCGACACCGTCGTGCGCGCCCGTGTCGCCGAGCGGCCCGCGTTCGTGGAGCTCGCGCTCGGTGGGATCGGCGGATTTCTGTCGGAGTTCCCACCGCGTGCCGAGCTGACAGAGCTGGGCCTGCACGTGGCCCGGTTTGCCGAGCCCATCATCCGTCGGTTCGCGACCGTCGCGCGGGCCGACGACCGCCGCACCATGATCACCGACGTGCTCGCCGCGTCCGAACAGCTGGCCCAGTCGACGGTACGCCGCAGATCCGGCGACGACGCCTCCCTATAA
- a CDS encoding MFS transporter, with product MATASPSRAASTASPHLIVLMLFAFMMVNFADKVVVGLAGPEIMRDMGIDAEQFGLAQGSFYWLFPVGAILGGYLVRRVHPRALLSGVALLWMLSLVPMMWTNDFGVLLATRLLLGFSEGPAMALATVVVHTWFTAERRTVPTSIVTAGAAVGPLVAAPVLSYFIAAHHWHTAFVVLGVVGALWVVAWLFIGDTGPHAASTLATAGAAELPPDLPARRVLRTGTYLGVVVLFFAAYCNVSVKTGWMPVYLREGLGYGPQEAARILAMSYAAVALAIVGLGWFSRRMTKRGKSSRIARGVVASTSVGVGGLATLALPQLPTGWLQVLMIMIAGAAASAGYGVAYAIVSDIAPVRVRGTVLGILVAAYSIAGALAPTLMGGMVDGAASVLAGFNQGLTVLGVVLLVGSIIGLLLINPERDVRRLSAAPAHATDSAAASAPAAPVSGA from the coding sequence ATGGCGACAGCATCCCCCTCGCGCGCAGCGAGCACAGCGAGCCCGCACCTCATCGTGCTGATGCTGTTCGCGTTCATGATGGTCAACTTCGCCGACAAGGTCGTCGTCGGGCTGGCTGGCCCCGAGATCATGCGCGACATGGGCATCGACGCTGAGCAGTTTGGGCTGGCGCAGGGCAGCTTCTACTGGTTGTTCCCGGTGGGCGCGATCCTCGGCGGCTACCTCGTGCGGCGAGTGCACCCACGAGCGCTGCTCAGCGGCGTCGCCTTGCTGTGGATGCTCAGCCTGGTGCCGATGATGTGGACCAATGACTTCGGGGTGTTGCTGGCGACCCGCCTGCTCCTTGGGTTCTCCGAAGGCCCGGCGATGGCGCTCGCGACCGTCGTGGTGCACACGTGGTTCACCGCCGAACGTCGCACGGTCCCGACCTCGATCGTGACGGCGGGAGCTGCGGTCGGTCCACTCGTTGCCGCCCCGGTCCTGAGCTACTTCATCGCCGCCCACCACTGGCACACCGCGTTCGTCGTACTCGGCGTCGTCGGAGCGCTATGGGTCGTTGCCTGGCTGTTCATCGGCGACACCGGCCCGCACGCTGCGTCCACCCTCGCCACCGCCGGCGCAGCCGAGCTGCCGCCGGACCTTCCGGCGCGGCGCGTGCTCCGCACCGGGACCTACCTCGGTGTGGTCGTGCTGTTCTTTGCGGCGTACTGCAACGTCTCGGTCAAGACCGGCTGGATGCCGGTGTACCTGCGCGAAGGCCTCGGCTACGGACCGCAGGAGGCAGCGCGAATCCTTGCGATGTCATACGCGGCCGTCGCGCTCGCCATCGTCGGGCTGGGCTGGTTTTCGCGCCGGATGACCAAGCGCGGCAAGTCCAGCCGAATCGCGCGCGGGGTGGTCGCGAGCACGTCGGTCGGCGTGGGTGGTCTGGCCACCCTCGCGCTCCCGCAGCTGCCAACCGGCTGGCTGCAGGTGCTGATGATCATGATCGCCGGTGCCGCCGCGAGTGCTGGGTACGGCGTGGCGTATGCGATCGTCTCGGACATCGCGCCGGTGCGGGTGCGCGGGACCGTGCTGGGGATTCTCGTTGCGGCATACAGCATCGCCGGTGCGCTTGCGCCCACGCTGATGGGTGGAATGGTCGACGGTGCGGCGTCGGTGCTCGCCGGTTTCAACCAGGGCCTGACGGTCCTTGGCGTCGTACTCCTCGTCGGAAGCATCATCGGGCTGCTGCTGATCAACCCGGAGCGTGACGTGCGGCGGCTGAGCGCTGCACCGGCTCACGCTACGGACAGCGCCGCGGCGAGCGCGCCGGCAGCCCCGGTGAGTGGCGCATGA
- a CDS encoding CaiB/BaiF CoA transferase family protein produces MSTGALRDGPLAGFRVVEFGQYIAVPGAAQILADQGATVIKVEPPGGEAARHLAGLGPAMLNAYNRGKRMVELDLTSDSGQCAALELVRDADVVLSNMKPGALERYGLAVAVIREHNPSAVVVTVTGFGEDGAMRTRPGLDIAAQAESGIMWVTGAADGEPQRVGFTVVDSAAATTVAQAATSALLQRVRTGAGSHIRVSLWDVALHLQATNWMDWFLTGQPQVRSGNGQPSAAPAADVIEVRDGYIVLSAYMPHQWLALCTAIDRLDLLKDDRFSDSATRATNRAALQRELAAAFASRTRDAVVEQLTAAGVVVGAIRDYPDAFAARTSLRGAVFVEAAPGGPAQQYVGTPLDWIGATPVSDPPRAAGADNDLVGLSADEVWARAEWQLSEQLSEIAKEPS; encoded by the coding sequence ATGAGCACGGGCGCGCTTCGTGACGGACCGCTGGCCGGGTTCCGGGTCGTCGAGTTCGGGCAGTACATCGCGGTGCCTGGCGCGGCGCAGATCCTGGCCGACCAAGGAGCGACAGTCATCAAGGTTGAGCCACCAGGAGGCGAGGCGGCTCGCCATCTCGCCGGGCTCGGCCCGGCGATGCTCAATGCCTACAACCGCGGGAAGCGGATGGTCGAGCTCGATCTCACCTCGGACTCGGGGCAATGCGCAGCGCTGGAGCTGGTTCGTGACGCCGATGTCGTGTTGAGCAACATGAAGCCGGGCGCTCTGGAGCGCTACGGACTTGCGGTCGCCGTGATTCGCGAGCACAACCCCTCGGCGGTGGTGGTGACCGTGACCGGGTTCGGCGAGGACGGCGCGATGCGGACTCGCCCCGGGCTCGACATCGCCGCCCAGGCCGAGTCCGGGATTATGTGGGTCACCGGCGCCGCAGACGGCGAACCGCAGCGCGTCGGGTTCACCGTTGTGGACTCCGCCGCCGCGACGACCGTCGCCCAGGCCGCGACCTCCGCGTTGTTGCAGCGCGTCCGCACCGGCGCCGGCTCGCACATTCGGGTCAGTCTCTGGGATGTCGCGCTGCACCTGCAGGCGACCAACTGGATGGACTGGTTCCTCACCGGCCAGCCGCAGGTCCGCAGCGGAAACGGTCAGCCGAGTGCTGCCCCGGCGGCGGATGTCATCGAGGTGCGCGATGGCTACATCGTGCTGTCGGCGTACATGCCGCACCAGTGGCTCGCGCTCTGCACGGCGATTGACCGGCTTGATCTGCTGAAAGACGACCGCTTCAGCGACTCGGCTACTCGCGCGACCAACCGCGCGGCGCTCCAGCGGGAGCTGGCTGCTGCCTTCGCGAGCAGGACCCGCGACGCCGTGGTCGAGCAGCTCACAGCCGCCGGTGTCGTCGTGGGGGCAATCCGGGACTATCCCGACGCTTTTGCCGCGCGCACCAGCCTGCGTGGCGCAGTCTTCGTCGAGGCCGCGCCAGGAGGGCCCGCGCAGCAGTACGTCGGAACGCCGCTCGACTGGATTGGCGCGACACCGGTCTCTGACCCACCGCGCGCGGCCGGGGCCGACAACGACCTTGTCGGCCTGTCTGCCGACGAGGTGTGGGCCCGGGCCGAGTGGCAGCTCAGTGAACAACTATCGGAGATAGCAAAGGAACCTTCATGA